From Segatella copri, the proteins below share one genomic window:
- the rsxE gene encoding electron transport complex subunit RsxE produces the protein MSNVKILMNGLIKENPTFVLLLGMCPTLATTTSAINGLSMGLATMAVLICTNFVISCIKKITPDMVRIPVFIVVIAAFVTILQMLMSAYAPDSINQALGIYIPLIVVNCIILGRAESFAAKNSPIASLFDGIGCGLGFTLGLTILGSAREILGAGSVFGITLLPETTNILMFILPPGAFLTLGYIIAIFNKVKK, from the coding sequence ATGAGTAATGTTAAGATTTTGATGAACGGACTCATCAAGGAGAATCCAACCTTCGTGTTGCTTCTCGGTATGTGTCCTACTTTGGCTACAACAACCAGCGCCATCAACGGTCTCTCTATGGGATTGGCTACCATGGCGGTGCTGATTTGTACCAACTTTGTTATTTCCTGTATCAAGAAGATTACCCCGGATATGGTTCGCATCCCTGTTTTCATCGTAGTGATTGCAGCCTTCGTAACCATCCTTCAGATGCTGATGAGCGCTTATGCTCCCGACAGCATCAATCAGGCGCTGGGTATTTATATTCCGCTGATTGTAGTAAACTGTATCATCCTGGGTAGAGCAGAGAGCTTTGCTGCCAAGAATTCGCCTATTGCCAGTCTCTTCGATGGCATTGGTTGCGGTTTGGGTTTCACCCTCGGTTTGACCATCCTGGGTAGTGCCCGCGAGATTCTCGGTGCAGGTAGTGTATTCGGTATCACTCTGTTGCCGGAGACTACCAATATTCTGATGTTCATCCTGCCTCCTGGAGCTTTCCTCACCTTGGGTTACATCATTGCTATATTTAATAAGGTAAAGAAGTAA
- a CDS encoding RnfABCDGE type electron transport complex subunit G: MQKLESSLKNMVLVLVGVALIVGAVLAYINHLTSGPIAEKAAQSLAAGIKSVMGTEDLQVAEPEEVKQEFGGKEFSFTIHKCSDKSGKQLGAAVESTTGGFGGDLKVLVGFDTEGKIMGYTVLQASETPGLGAKAATWFQKNGKGSIIGKTPKDGDLHVSKDDKSGNAVDAITASTITSRAFLKAINQAYAAYAGKSVDGESGASQKADAESGASKVEHNEKKG, from the coding sequence ATGCAGAAATTAGAATCATCATTGAAGAACATGGTGCTTGTGCTGGTGGGCGTAGCGCTCATCGTAGGTGCTGTGCTTGCATATATCAATCATCTTACTTCCGGTCCTATCGCCGAGAAGGCAGCACAGAGTCTGGCTGCCGGTATTAAGAGTGTGATGGGTACCGAAGATCTCCAGGTGGCTGAGCCTGAAGAGGTAAAGCAGGAGTTTGGTGGTAAGGAATTCTCTTTCACCATTCACAAGTGCTCAGACAAGAGCGGCAAGCAGTTGGGTGCAGCCGTAGAGAGTACTACCGGTGGTTTCGGTGGCGATCTGAAGGTGCTCGTAGGTTTCGATACCGAGGGCAAGATTATGGGTTATACCGTGCTTCAGGCTTCAGAGACTCCAGGTCTGGGTGCCAAGGCTGCTACCTGGTTCCAGAAAAACGGAAAGGGTAGCATCATCGGTAAGACTCCAAAGGATGGCGACCTCCACGTATCTAAGGACGATAAGAGTGGCAATGCAGTAGACGCCATTACCGCTTCTACCATTACCAGCCGCGCCTTCCTCAAGGCTATCAATCAGGCTTACGCTGCCTATGCAGGTAAGAGTGTAGATGGCGAGAGCGGTGCATCTCAGAAAGCAGATGCAGAGAGTGGTGCATCTAAAGTTGAACATAACGAAAAGAAAGGATAA
- a CDS encoding SoxR reducing system RseC family protein — protein MNNKIKHSGIVESVEEGCVCIRIVQSSACSACKVAAHCTASESKEKMIEVSTSEASLYHKGDSVVVTADSAVGFRASFYGYLLPLILMVIALVGVLKATHSEGAAALSALGILIPYYVVLYLFRNKLKNKLSFSIET, from the coding sequence ATGAATAACAAGATAAAACATTCTGGCATCGTAGAAAGCGTAGAAGAAGGTTGTGTGTGCATTCGCATTGTACAGTCGTCAGCCTGCAGCGCTTGCAAGGTGGCTGCTCATTGTACTGCATCTGAATCGAAAGAGAAGATGATTGAGGTTTCTACCTCTGAGGCGTCTCTCTACCACAAAGGCGATAGCGTGGTGGTGACTGCAGATTCGGCTGTAGGCTTCAGAGCCAGTTTCTATGGCTATCTCTTGCCGCTGATACTGATGGTGATCGCTTTGGTGGGTGTACTGAAAGCTACTCACTCAGAGGGAGCCGCAGCGCTCTCGGCATTGGGCATTCTCATTCCATACTATGTGGTGCTCTACTTATTCAGAAACAAACTTAAAAACAAACTGAGCTTCTCTATAGAAACATAG
- a CDS encoding HU family DNA-binding protein has protein sequence MEQKGTLKYRKIQRTPQSGENAGKKKWYATSVTDREVDFEGFVTHIADHGSPYSRGTIHGVLMDALDHLQELILDGKSVRLSGLGLFSIGMSSKAEDTRDKVTAASVEGVHLIVRNTKTWSNSELRKKCKIEEYGAFTGTDNTGTSGGGSTQGGSGTTGGTGSDGQGSESSGGTTGKDDTGDGLE, from the coding sequence ATGGAACAGAAAGGAACATTGAAGTATCGTAAGATTCAGCGTACACCACAGAGTGGAGAAAACGCAGGTAAGAAAAAGTGGTATGCCACCTCAGTAACCGACCGCGAAGTAGATTTCGAAGGCTTCGTTACACACATCGCCGACCACGGCTCGCCATACAGCCGAGGCACCATCCACGGTGTACTGATGGATGCTCTCGACCACTTGCAGGAGTTGATTCTCGACGGCAAGAGCGTCCGCCTCTCAGGTCTCGGCCTCTTCTCCATCGGCATGAGTTCAAAAGCGGAAGACACCCGCGACAAGGTAACCGCTGCCAGCGTAGAGGGCGTTCACCTGATTGTACGCAACACCAAAACCTGGAGCAACTCCGAGCTCAGAAAGAAGTGCAAGATTGAAGAGTATGGCGCCTTCACCGGCACCGATAACACCGGTACTTCCGGCGGCGGTTCTACCCAGGGCGGCTCAGGAACCACCGGTGGCACGGGCAGCGACGGCCAAGGCTCAGAATCAAGCGGCGGCACTACCGGCAAGGACGATACTGGCGACGGCCTTGAATAG
- a CDS encoding smalltalk protein: protein MKTNTWKTILQIAISILTAIATTLGVTSCMG from the coding sequence ATGAAAACGAACACCTGGAAAACAATTCTGCAGATAGCCATCAGCATTCTGACCGCTATCGCTACTACGCTCGGAGTAACGAGCTGCATGGGATAA
- the rsxC gene encoding electron transport complex subunit RsxC, with amino-acid sequence MNLRTFRIGGVHPEENKITAEMATQVAPLPKQAIFPLGQHIGAPAKPVVAKGDKVKVGTLIAEAGGFVSAPIYSSVSGTVFKVDTSIDATGYRKPCIIINVEGDEWEESIDRSDKLETLEAHTELTPEEIVNRIKVAGVTGMGGAGFPTFIKLCPPPGAKAECVIINGVECEPYITADYRLMMEHADEILVGLNLLMKAAKVEKGYIGIEDNKPAAIKLFEEKTANDSRIEIVPLAKKYPQGGEKQLVDAVIRRQVPAPPAIPVNVGAIVQNVGTAFAVYQAVMKNKPLFERYTTVTGKQVKNPGNFLVRMGTPFSQMIENCGGLPEGDNKVLAGGPMMGKAVISLDVPVTKGTNSITVLTDADAHRKKAQPCIRCAKCVDACPMGLEPYLLATLSVVKDYERLEAEEVTSCIACGSCQFTCPSHRPILDNIINGKGAVMGIIRARNAKK; translated from the coding sequence ATGAATTTGAGAACTTTTAGAATTGGTGGAGTTCACCCAGAAGAGAATAAGATTACTGCCGAGATGGCTACTCAGGTAGCTCCTCTCCCTAAGCAGGCTATTTTCCCACTTGGTCAGCACATCGGTGCTCCTGCCAAGCCTGTAGTTGCCAAGGGCGACAAGGTGAAGGTGGGTACACTCATCGCTGAGGCGGGTGGTTTTGTGAGTGCTCCTATTTACAGTTCCGTTTCAGGAACCGTGTTCAAGGTAGATACATCTATTGATGCTACCGGTTATCGCAAGCCTTGCATCATTATTAATGTAGAAGGCGATGAGTGGGAGGAGAGCATCGACCGCTCTGATAAACTCGAGACGCTTGAGGCTCATACTGAGCTTACTCCAGAGGAAATCGTAAACCGTATCAAGGTGGCTGGTGTCACTGGTATGGGTGGTGCCGGTTTTCCTACCTTCATCAAGCTTTGTCCTCCTCCAGGAGCCAAGGCTGAGTGTGTCATCATCAATGGTGTAGAGTGCGAGCCTTACATTACAGCCGACTATCGTCTGATGATGGAGCATGCCGATGAGATTCTTGTTGGTTTGAACCTTCTGATGAAGGCGGCTAAGGTAGAGAAGGGCTACATCGGTATCGAGGATAACAAACCTGCTGCCATCAAACTCTTCGAGGAAAAGACAGCCAATGATTCTCGTATTGAGATTGTTCCTCTTGCCAAGAAGTATCCTCAGGGTGGTGAAAAGCAGTTGGTAGATGCGGTTATCCGCCGTCAGGTTCCTGCTCCTCCAGCTATCCCTGTCAACGTTGGAGCAATTGTTCAGAATGTAGGTACTGCCTTCGCTGTTTATCAGGCAGTTATGAAGAATAAACCTCTCTTCGAGCGCTATACTACCGTTACCGGTAAGCAGGTGAAGAACCCAGGCAACTTCCTCGTACGTATGGGTACTCCATTCTCTCAGATGATTGAGAATTGCGGAGGTTTGCCAGAGGGCGACAACAAGGTATTGGCTGGTGGTCCGATGATGGGTAAGGCTGTAATCAGCCTCGATGTACCGGTAACCAAGGGTACCAACTCCATCACCGTATTGACCGATGCTGATGCTCACCGCAAGAAGGCTCAGCCATGTATCCGCTGTGCCAAGTGTGTGGATGCCTGCCCAATGGGCCTGGAGCCATACTTGCTCGCTACCCTGAGCGTAGTGAAGGATTATGAGCGCCTGGAGGCAGAGGAGGTAACATCCTGCATCGCCTGCGGTTCATGCCAGTTCACCTGTCCTTCACATCGTCCTATCCTCGATAATATTATCAATGGTAAGGGTGCGGTAATGGGCATTATCAGAGCTCGCAACGCTAAAAAGTAA
- a CDS encoding RnfABCDGE type electron transport complex subunit D, which translates to MGKLIVSLSPHAHGNESVEKNMYGVIIALVPAILASFYFFGLGSAVVLLTSVAACVFFEWAITKYLLKEETSLLDGSAIITGLLLGMNLPSNLPLWIIIIGALFAIGVGKMSFGGLGNNPFNPALVGRCFLLVSFPAQMTSWPVAGQMLSYTDATTGATPLAIMKTAIKTGDASVLNQLPDAMSLLFGATGDTFGAGTTGEVCAFALLLGLAYMLWKKVITWHIPVSIIVTVFVFSGLMHLANPVYANPLAVIFSGGLMLGAIFMATDYVTSPMTHKGMLIYGVCIGLLTVIIRNWGSYPEGMSFAILIMNAFTPLINTYVKPKRFGEKPAKK; encoded by the coding sequence ATGGGAAAATTAATCGTTTCATTATCGCCACACGCTCATGGAAATGAGAGCGTAGAGAAGAACATGTACGGAGTGATTATCGCTCTCGTGCCTGCCATCCTCGCTTCTTTCTATTTCTTCGGCTTGGGTTCAGCAGTCGTACTGCTCACCTCTGTGGCAGCCTGCGTCTTCTTTGAGTGGGCAATTACAAAATATCTCCTGAAGGAGGAGACCAGCTTGCTCGATGGTTCTGCCATCATTACCGGTCTCTTGCTTGGCATGAACTTGCCAAGTAACCTTCCTCTCTGGATCATCATCATCGGTGCCCTGTTTGCCATCGGTGTAGGTAAGATGAGCTTCGGCGGTCTGGGTAACAATCCTTTCAATCCAGCTTTGGTAGGCCGTTGCTTCTTGCTCGTCAGCTTCCCTGCCCAGATGACTTCATGGCCTGTTGCCGGACAGATGCTCAGCTATACTGACGCTACAACGGGTGCTACTCCGCTGGCTATCATGAAGACAGCCATCAAGACAGGCGATGCTTCAGTTCTCAACCAGTTGCCTGATGCGATGAGCCTGCTCTTCGGTGCCACTGGCGATACCTTCGGTGCCGGTACTACCGGTGAGGTTTGTGCATTCGCCCTCTTGCTCGGTTTGGCTTACATGCTCTGGAAGAAGGTCATCACCTGGCATATTCCAGTCAGCATCATCGTTACCGTATTCGTTTTCAGCGGTTTGATGCATTTGGCTAATCCTGTTTATGCCAATCCTCTGGCTGTCATCTTCAGCGGTGGTCTGATGCTCGGTGCCATCTTTATGGCTACTGATTATGTAACTTCTCCGATGACCCACAAGGGCATGCTTATCTATGGTGTATGCATCGGTCTGCTGACCGTCATCATCCGAAACTGGGGTAGCTATCCTGAAGGTATGTCGTTCGCCATTCTTATCATGAATGCGTTCACACCTCTTATTAACACATACGTTAAACCAAAGCGCTTCGGTGAGAAGCCAGCTAAAAAATAA
- the rsxA gene encoding electron transport complex subunit RsxA, giving the protein MEYLLIFISAIFVNNIVLSQFLGICPFLGVSKKVDTAIGMGGAIAFVLTLATIITWCVQKYVLDPFGLQYLQTLAFILVIAALVQMVEIILKKVSPALYQALGIFLPLITTNCAVLGVAILVIQKDYNLLESVVYAFSTALGFALALIVFAGIREQQALVRIPKGMQGVAIVMVTAALLSLAFMGFSGVDGGLKSLFGLE; this is encoded by the coding sequence ATGGAATATTTATTGATATTTATCTCTGCGATATTCGTCAACAACATCGTCTTGTCGCAGTTTCTCGGTATCTGTCCATTCCTGGGCGTATCGAAGAAAGTTGATACAGCCATCGGTATGGGTGGTGCCATCGCTTTTGTCTTGACCCTGGCAACCATCATTACCTGGTGTGTTCAGAAGTATGTACTCGATCCGTTCGGATTGCAATATCTCCAGACCCTGGCGTTCATCCTCGTGATTGCAGCCTTGGTTCAGATGGTAGAGATTATCCTGAAGAAGGTTTCTCCTGCACTTTATCAGGCACTCGGTATCTTCCTGCCTTTGATTACTACCAACTGTGCCGTGCTGGGTGTAGCCATCCTGGTTATCCAGAAGGATTACAATCTGCTTGAGAGCGTGGTTTACGCCTTCTCTACCGCTCTCGGTTTTGCCCTGGCTCTTATTGTCTTTGCCGGCATTCGCGAGCAGCAGGCTTTGGTCCGTATTCCTAAGGGCATGCAGGGCGTAGCTATCGTCATGGTAACTGCAGCGCTCCTCAGCCTCGCCTTCATGGGATTCTCGGGCGTAGATGGCGGTTTGAAATCGCTCTTCGGATTGGAGTAA
- a CDS encoding tagaturonate reductase, translated as MKELKALNKRTAPKSVAPEKIIQFGEGNFLRAFVDWIVWNMNKKTDFNGSVVVVQPLAGGMVDWLNGQDCLYHVNLQGKENGQAINTLERIDVISRALNPYSQNQAFMALAEQPEMRFIISNTTEAGIAFDDSCKFTDAPAASYPGKLVQLLFHRYKFFEGDPTKGMILMPCELIFLNGHHLKECIYQYIELWKGDMGADYEGFKEWFTNHCYVCATLVDRIVPGFPRDTIKEIQQKVCYKDNLVVKAESFHLWVIEKAENMTVEQMQEEFPAHKAGLHVLITDNEKPYHERKVTLLNGPHTVLSPVTYLSGVNIVRDACEHPVLGKYIHKVQFEELMQTLNLPMDELQKFASDVLERFENPFVDHQVTSIMLNSFPKFETRDLPGVKIYLERKGELPQGLVFGLAAIITYYKGGVREDGAPIQPNDDQKIMDKLTELWATGDTQKVAEGVLGFDYIWHEDLNKTVPGLTELVKKDLDLIQEKGMLEAVKTIL; from the coding sequence ATGAAAGAGCTAAAAGCATTAAACAAGCGCACTGCTCCTAAGAGCGTCGCTCCAGAGAAAATCATTCAGTTTGGTGAAGGTAACTTCCTCCGTGCATTCGTAGATTGGATTGTATGGAATATGAACAAGAAGACCGACTTCAACGGTTCTGTCGTTGTAGTTCAGCCATTGGCTGGTGGTATGGTTGACTGGCTGAACGGTCAGGACTGCCTCTATCACGTAAACCTTCAGGGTAAGGAGAACGGCCAGGCTATCAATACATTGGAGCGTATCGACGTTATCAGCCGTGCACTGAATCCATATTCTCAGAACCAGGCTTTCATGGCTTTGGCTGAGCAGCCAGAGATGCGTTTCATCATCTCTAACACTACAGAGGCTGGTATCGCATTCGATGACTCTTGCAAGTTTACAGATGCTCCTGCAGCTTCTTATCCAGGCAAGTTGGTTCAGCTCTTGTTCCACCGCTACAAGTTCTTCGAGGGCGACCCAACCAAGGGTATGATCCTGATGCCATGTGAGCTGATCTTCCTCAACGGTCACCACCTCAAGGAGTGCATCTATCAGTATATCGAGCTCTGGAAGGGCGATATGGGTGCTGATTACGAGGGGTTCAAGGAGTGGTTCACCAACCACTGCTACGTTTGCGCTACATTGGTAGACCGCATCGTTCCTGGTTTCCCACGCGATACCATCAAGGAGATTCAGCAGAAGGTTTGCTACAAGGACAACCTCGTGGTTAAGGCAGAAAGCTTCCACCTCTGGGTTATCGAGAAGGCAGAAAATATGACAGTAGAGCAGATGCAGGAGGAGTTCCCAGCTCATAAGGCAGGTCTCCACGTGCTTATCACAGATAATGAGAAGCCATACCACGAGCGTAAGGTTACCCTGCTGAATGGTCCTCACACCGTATTGAGCCCTGTTACATACCTCAGCGGTGTAAACATTGTTCGCGATGCCTGCGAGCACCCGGTATTGGGCAAGTACATCCACAAGGTACAGTTTGAGGAGTTGATGCAGACGCTGAACCTCCCTATGGATGAGCTGCAGAAGTTCGCTTCTGACGTATTGGAGCGTTTCGAGAATCCATTCGTAGATCATCAGGTAACCAGCATCATGCTCAACTCATTCCCTAAGTTTGAGACTCGCGACCTGCCTGGTGTCAAGATTTATCTTGAGCGTAAGGGCGAGTTGCCACAGGGTTTGGTATTCGGTCTCGCTGCTATCATCACTTACTATAAGGGTGGTGTTCGCGAGGATGGTGCTCCTATCCAGCCAAACGATGACCAGAAGATTATGGACAAGCTCACCGAGCTTTGGGCTACCGGCGATACCCAGAAGGTAGCTGAGGGCGTATTGGGCTTCGACTATATCTGGCACGAGGATTTGAACAAGACTGTTCCTGGTCTTACCGAGTTGGTTAAGAAGGATCTTGACCTTATTCAGGAGAAGGGCATGCTGGAGGCTGTTAAGACTATCCTCTAA
- a CDS encoding tRNA threonylcarbamoyladenosine dehydratase yields the protein MENKITTMERGMQRRTELLLGKDNLEKIQKARVLIFGIGGVGSWCAEGLLRSGVRNITIVDSDRVCVTNCNRQLMATSRTLGEVKVEALRNRLLEINPDANITAYQKIYQADTADEFHMEQYDFIIDAIDSLKDKADLILRATALPKEITFISSMGAALRTDPFKVRKSEFWKVDGDPLARALRKKFKKNKTFPLRKFQCVYSEEKPMQNQGVNKACGTGGCLCPKAKLISGERGTDTAVYDAPGDQQLVEHEWCSTKAQINGSLCHITATFGMAIAGMVINHIIE from the coding sequence ATGGAGAATAAAATAACGACAATGGAGCGGGGAATGCAGCGACGCACCGAACTGCTCCTGGGAAAGGATAATCTTGAGAAAATTCAGAAGGCAAGAGTGCTCATCTTCGGTATCGGAGGAGTAGGATCATGGTGCGCTGAAGGACTCCTGAGAAGCGGCGTGAGAAACATCACAATCGTAGACAGCGACAGGGTATGCGTAACCAACTGCAACCGCCAGCTGATGGCTACAAGCCGAACCTTAGGCGAAGTGAAGGTAGAGGCGCTGCGCAACCGACTGCTCGAAATCAACCCCGATGCCAACATCACAGCCTATCAGAAAATATATCAGGCAGATACTGCCGATGAATTCCACATGGAGCAATACGACTTCATCATCGATGCCATCGACTCGCTCAAGGATAAGGCTGACCTCATTCTGCGTGCCACTGCCCTGCCTAAGGAAATCACCTTTATATCTTCTATGGGAGCTGCCCTGCGCACCGACCCATTCAAGGTAAGAAAATCTGAATTCTGGAAGGTGGATGGAGACCCGCTGGCAAGAGCACTACGAAAGAAATTCAAGAAGAACAAAACCTTCCCACTACGAAAATTCCAGTGCGTATACAGTGAAGAAAAACCGATGCAGAACCAGGGGGTGAACAAAGCCTGCGGCACAGGCGGATGCCTATGCCCGAAAGCCAAACTCATTAGCGGAGAGAGGGGTACCGATACTGCCGTATATGATGCTCCGGGCGACCAGCAACTGGTAGAACACGAATGGTGCTCTACTAAGGCACAGATCAACGGTTCGCTCTGCCACATCACCGCAACCTTCGGAATGGCTATCGCAGGAATGGTCATCAACCACATCATTGAATAA
- a CDS encoding KUP/HAK/KT family potassium transporter, with protein sequence MKEKAESSVACNHHRVGFLGLLVTLGIVFGDIGTSPLYVMKAILHTGESISESTILGALSCIIWTLTLQTTIKYVCVALRADNNGEGGILALYALLRRLKSKWIYLLAIIGASTLLADGIITPAITVTTAIEGLESISPNLPVIPITLGIITIIFFVQRFGTESIGKSFGVFMLLWFLLLGVVGAFSITSYPLILKAFNPYYAAMLLAKSPEWFLILGAVFLCTTGAEALYSDLGHCGRKNIAISWGFVKTMLILNYLGQGAWVLNHADTALAANPFFAIMPQSMLFFAIIMATGAAIVASQALISGTFSILSEAMNLHFWPRMRIKHPTHVKGQLYIPMINLAMYIGVVLIILLFRDSSHMEAAYGLAITITMLMTTLLLGFYLHSKGVARIFTMLFMGAYCIIEAIFLTANLSKFLAGGWCTMLIGGILFLMMYVWVKAMKIRRHYISTKPLDDYYQIISDIKADESIPKYASNLVYVNHANKEGAVDDKLLYSIINKQPKRADHYWLINMEFVDTPDTLEYNCETLIPDTLYSVTMHIGFRIEPRVSLYLRQVVEDLVADGKVDLQSTYPSLRKYGIPGDFRFIIIHRVYYPESSDNRQQNLLMSIYALISKIGIDEPKALGLDTSMVVVERVPLIINHPAMKDKVIKVIKDSETSQSRQ encoded by the coding sequence ATGAAAGAAAAAGCAGAAAGTTCAGTAGCCTGCAATCATCACAGAGTAGGCTTCCTGGGATTGCTCGTTACATTAGGCATTGTATTCGGAGACATCGGAACATCACCTCTCTATGTGATGAAGGCCATCCTGCATACGGGCGAAAGCATCAGCGAGAGCACCATCCTGGGCGCACTGTCATGCATCATCTGGACACTCACCCTCCAGACCACCATCAAATATGTATGCGTGGCGCTGCGTGCCGACAACAATGGCGAGGGAGGCATCCTCGCCCTCTATGCCTTGCTGCGCCGACTCAAGAGCAAGTGGATTTACCTACTGGCCATCATTGGCGCAAGCACCCTGCTGGCAGACGGAATCATCACCCCTGCCATCACCGTGACCACAGCCATCGAAGGACTCGAAAGCATCAGTCCCAACCTGCCAGTTATCCCCATCACCCTGGGCATCATCACCATCATCTTCTTCGTGCAGCGGTTTGGCACAGAGAGTATCGGCAAATCGTTTGGCGTATTTATGCTGCTATGGTTCCTGCTGCTGGGCGTGGTGGGAGCTTTCAGCATCACGTCTTACCCATTGATACTGAAGGCTTTCAACCCCTATTATGCTGCCATGCTGCTGGCAAAATCGCCTGAATGGTTTCTGATTCTGGGTGCCGTATTTCTCTGTACTACCGGTGCTGAGGCTCTCTATTCCGACCTGGGACATTGCGGCAGAAAGAACATCGCCATCAGCTGGGGCTTCGTAAAGACCATGCTCATTCTCAACTATCTGGGACAGGGAGCATGGGTGCTGAATCATGCTGATACGGCACTGGCAGCGAATCCGTTCTTTGCCATCATGCCGCAGAGCATGCTGTTCTTCGCCATCATCATGGCCACGGGTGCGGCAATCGTTGCGAGCCAGGCACTCATCAGCGGAACCTTCTCCATATTGAGCGAAGCCATGAACCTGCACTTCTGGCCGCGCATGCGAATCAAGCATCCTACCCATGTTAAGGGGCAGCTCTATATCCCGATGATCAACCTCGCCATGTATATCGGCGTGGTTCTCATCATCCTGCTCTTCCGCGACTCCTCGCACATGGAGGCAGCCTACGGACTCGCCATCACCATCACCATGCTGATGACTACCCTGCTGCTCGGTTTCTACCTGCACAGCAAGGGAGTGGCACGGATTTTCACGATGCTGTTTATGGGCGCATACTGCATCATCGAAGCCATCTTCCTGACTGCCAATCTGTCAAAGTTTCTTGCAGGTGGATGGTGCACGATGCTCATTGGAGGAATCCTGTTCCTGATGATGTACGTGTGGGTGAAAGCCATGAAGATACGACGCCATTATATCAGCACCAAACCGCTGGATGATTATTATCAGATTATCTCCGACATCAAGGCCGACGAGAGCATCCCTAAGTATGCTTCCAACCTGGTTTATGTGAACCACGCCAACAAGGAAGGTGCCGTAGATGACAAGTTGCTCTACTCCATCATCAACAAGCAGCCGAAACGTGCTGACCATTACTGGCTTATCAACATGGAGTTTGTTGACACTCCTGACACGCTGGAGTACAACTGCGAGACCCTGATTCCCGACACCCTCTACAGCGTAACCATGCACATTGGTTTCCGCATAGAGCCTAGGGTGAGTCTCTATCTGCGACAAGTAGTGGAAGATCTGGTAGCAGACGGAAAGGTAGATTTGCAAAGCACCTATCCTTCGCTGCGCAAATACGGAATTCCGGGCGATTTCCGATTCATCATCATTCACCGCGTATATTACCCGGAGAGTTCAGATAATCGCCAACAGAACCTGCTGATGAGTATCTACGCTCTTATCAGCAAGATAGGTATTGACGAGCCTAAGGCATTGGGCCTCGACACTTCCATGGTAGTGGTAGAAAGAGTGCCGCTCATCATCAACCATCCGGCCATGAAGGACAAGGTCATTAAGGTTATTAAGGATTCTGAAACATCACAAAGCAGACAATAA
- a CDS encoding Fe-S cluster domain-containing protein, whose amino-acid sequence MNFILIAVLVLGAIALIAALVLFGVSKKFAVEEDPRLGQVGEILPGANCGGCGFAGCSGMAAALVKGADAGSIDGLMCPVGGADVMGKVADLLGMAVANTEPKVAVVRCNGTCENRPRIAEYDGLHTCAAMNSCGAGETGCGFGCLGCGDCVAACQFGAISINPETGIPEVDEEKCTGCGACANACPRHIIELRKKGPKGRRVYVQCVNHDKGAVAKKACSVACIGCGKCQKVCKFDAITIENNVAYVDFNKCRMCTKCVDECPTGALVKVNFPVKKAKPAAEAAPKAEAPVAAPKAEVSEEKKED is encoded by the coding sequence ATGAATTTTATTTTGATTGCTGTCTTGGTTCTCGGAGCAATCGCGCTGATTGCGGCGCTGGTTCTCTTCGGAGTATCTAAGAAGTTTGCCGTCGAAGAAGACCCTCGCTTGGGCCAGGTAGGAGAGATTCTGCCAGGTGCCAACTGTGGTGGTTGCGGTTTTGCCGGATGTTCCGGTATGGCTGCAGCTCTGGTGAAGGGTGCTGATGCCGGTTCTATTGATGGACTGATGTGTCCGGTAGGTGGTGCCGACGTGATGGGCAAGGTAGCCGACCTTTTAGGTATGGCAGTAGCCAATACCGAGCCAAAGGTGGCTGTGGTTCGTTGTAATGGTACTTGCGAGAATCGTCCTCGCATTGCCGAGTATGATGGTTTGCACACTTGTGCAGCTATGAATTCATGTGGCGCTGGCGAAACAGGCTGCGGGTTCGGCTGTCTGGGTTGTGGCGATTGCGTGGCTGCCTGCCAGTTTGGTGCAATCTCTATCAATCCTGAAACTGGCATTCCTGAGGTTGATGAAGAGAAGTGTACGGGTTGTGGTGCTTGCGCCAACGCTTGTCCACGTCATATCATCGAGCTCCGCAAGAAGGGTCCTAAGGGCCGTAGAGTTTACGTTCAGTGCGTAAACCACGACAAGGGCGCTGTTGCCAAGAAGGCTTGTAGCGTAGCTTGCATCGGATGCGGTAAGTGTCAGAAGGTCTGCAAGTTTGATGCTATCACCATTGAAAACAATGTGGCTTATGTTGACTTCAATAAGTGCCGCATGTGTACCAAGTGTGTTGACGAATGCCCAACAGGTGCTCTCGTAAAAGTAAATTTCCCAGTTAAGAAGGCAAAGCCAGCTGCAGAGGCTGCACCTAAGGCAGAGGCTCCAGTAGCTGCTCCTAAGGCTGAGGTTTCAGAAGAAAAGAAGGAGGATTAA